The nucleotide sequence CGTCTCGGAGGACGGCCGCCTGATCAACGGCCGGTTCTTCGCCAACGTACCCACGCCCGACGGCATGAAAGTGGATGGCCGTGGGCGGTTGTGGGTAACCGCGAAAGACGGCGTTCGCGTGTACAATCCGGATGGTCAATTGGCCGCGACCGTGGCCGTGCCGGAACAACCGTCCAATTGCGCGTTCGGCGATCCCGGCGGCGGAACGCTTTACATCACGGCGCGCACGAGCGTGTACAAGGCGCTTTGCGCCGGACTGGACGAAACAAAGGGGGAGAAGCCGTGAAAATCGTGTCCGTCGAGGCGTTTCCCGCGCCGCCGCGGTGGGTTTTTTGCAAGATTCAAACGGACGAGGGTATTACCGGCTGGGGCGAGGCCAGCCTTGAAGGCCACGCCGCGACCCAGGTGGCCGCGGTGCATCAACAGCGCCCGATTCTAATCGGCGAGGATCCCCGGCGCATCGAATACCTGTGGCAGGGCATGTACCGCGCGGGATTCTATCGGGGCGGACCGGTCATGATGAGCGCAATCAGCGGCATTGACCAAGCCCTGTGGGACATTTTCGGAAAGTCGGCGGGCCTGCCCGTTTACCAGTTGCTCGGCGGGGCGTGCCGCGACAAGGTGCGCGTGTACGGCGGATGCGGCGGCGACACGCCGGAAGCCGTTCGCGACAGCGCGCGGGCATGCGTCGAGTCGGGATTCTCGGCGATGAAATTCTGTCCCTGCGACGAGATGGAAATCGTGGACGGTCTCGATACGATCAAAAAGGTCGAGGCGCGCATGGCGGCGGCTCGCGAGGGCGCGGGCGATGCCGACATTGCGCTGGATTTCCACGGGCGCGTGTCGCCCGCCATGGCGATTGCGCTGGCGGATGCGCTGAAGCCCTACCGTCCGTATTTCATCGAGGAACCGGTCCAGTGCGAGAATGTGGACGCGCTCGTCCGCGTGGCGCGGGCGACCCCGATTCCCATCGCGACCGGCGAGCGGCTGTACGGCCGCCATGGATTCCGGGAAGTCATCGAAAAAGAGGCCGCGGCCATCCTGCAGCCGGATCTGTGCCATGCGGGCGGGATTACCGAGGCGCGCAAAATCGCCGCAATGGCCGAAACCCACTACATGGCCGTCGCGCCACATTGTCCATTGGGCCCGATAGCACTCGCGGCCTGCATCCAGTTCGCGATGTGCACGCCGAACTTTCTCATCCAGGAGCACGGCCATCTCGGCGAAGGTTATATCCGGAATCCGTTTTCCGACAAGGGCGGCTACCTGTCCGTGCCCGACGCCCCCGGCCTCGGCATCGAGGTGGACGAAGACGCCGTGCGCGCCATGCCCTGGACCGAGTGGGAAACGCCGCGCCTGTTCCATTCGGACGGCAGCGTCGCGGACTGGTAAACGAAAAAAAACGAGAGAGGAACCTGAAACCATGTTGTTGTCCGTATGTATCGCCATGGGTTTCGTGGCCGCGCAGCCGTTGATCGTTCTCGATATGGAAAAGTGCCTGGCCGGCATGGGCGGCGACACGGTTCTCAAGTACGATGCGCTGAAGTTCGCGGGTGCGCTACAGGGTCTCGTCAACCGCGAAGAACCGCGCCTGCTCCTCCGTTTTCTTGGCGGGATGGGACCCAACGGCCCCATCAATGTGGACGACTACTGGCTGTCGCGCATGCGGGAATCGTGGCTGTCGGATCGTCCCGTGGAACGTATCGAAACCCTCGATGCGTTGTTCGACCGTTTTCCGGAAGCGTCGGGCGGCGTCGTATTGTGGGATCAGGAAGTGCCCGCGACGGCCAATGTCGCCTCGACGGTTTGCGGCGTCAAAGGCTGGCTGCCGGTCCGCGCGGATGGTGAACTGTACAAACGTCTTGTAGACGCCGGCCCAAAACTGCCGGTCAAAATGTCGCTTGTAGGCCTGTTTGACGGATCGGAGACGGGCAGCAAAAAATGCGACGCGTACCGCTGGGCGCAGCGCGAGTTTCTCGACAAGGGCCTCTGCAACGACGCCCTGATGGCGTACTATATTGACGGATATTCCCAGGAACCCGGCAAGCCGGGCTTTCATTATCCCGACCTCGCCAACGCCGGCCTCGTAAATGCGGATTACTATATTGCGCGCAGGGCGTTCTTCTTCGATCTGAGTCCGTGGGACGACGAGGCGCCCGTTGACGATCCTGGGCAGAAACCGGGCACGGACTGCGCCACGTTGCGCGGCCTACTCGCCTCGCTCCACCGATTGAACGGCGGAAAAAAGATGGCCACCGTGGGCGGATTCGTCCCATGGAACCTGAAATACACGAACTTCGGCCCGGCGGGCAGCCAGCACGAACCCGTCCCCGCCGAATGGACCTATGCCGCGATCCTGTCGTCGTACAATGCCATCATGGACGCCGACGCGCTGGGGCTTGTGGGCATGGCGAATGCCTCGGCCTACGGCCATTTCCCCTTGAAAAAGCGGTACAAACAGAATCCGCGCCCTGCGCCGCAACCGCTCGAACCCAAGACCTATGTGCTCGTCTATATGGGCGATTACGATTCGGCGGCATGGCTTTCGAGCAGCATTCCGAACGTGTGGGACGATCCCGCCCGGGGTTCGATGCCGATCGCATGGGCCTTCAATCCCAACCTCGCCGACCGCGCGCCGTACGTGTTCGACTATGTTTACCGCACAAAATCGCCGAACGACTGGTTTATCGCGGGCGATTCCGGCGCGGGTTATCTGAACCCGAATCTACTCGCCGGCGACCGGCTCGGCAGCGGGTTGCCCGATGCGCTGGAACTCTGGACACGGCACAACAAGGCCTATTTCAAACGGTTTGATTATTCGATTACCGGTTTCGTGATCAACGGGTTCCACGGCAACATGCCGCTTCGCATCCAGGAAGCGTACACGCGTTTTTCGCCCGACGGCGTCGGCATGCAGTTGGGATTCAAGAAATCCGTTGTGGGAAAAACGCCTTTCGTGCGGCATGTTTCCGACATCTATCCGGACCTGAACGACCTCGACAAGACCGCCGCGCAAATGGCGCATTTCGCACGGTCCGGGAAACCGCAATTCCTGATCTATCGCATGATTCTGCAAAAGCCCTCAACGCTCGCCGCCGTTCGCGATCGCCTGGAAACAAAATACCCCGAACACCGCTGGCTGTTCTGCGACCCGTATACCTTCTTCGACCTCTACCGCCGCGCCATCCCAAGCCAAAAGTGAGGCGAATCTATCCGTTGAAGGGCGAGAATTTTTCTTTTCCCACGCCGCAAATCGGGCAGACCCAGTCGTCCGGGATGTCTTCCCACTTGGTGCCCGGCTCGATGCCTGAATCCGGATGGCCCTCCTCCGGATCGTAAACCCAAAGGCAGATATCGCAAATGTACTTCTGCATGTTTTCACCTCCGGCCCGTGCCGTTTCTCGTTCCGGCGGCCATTATAATCATCGCGCGCCGCCGGAACAAAAACCGCGCCGGTTCCGTTTGCAGGCAAGCGGAACCGGCGCGGCGGATTGCGTTGGCGTCACGTCGCGGGCGGTTCGACGCGCGTGACAAAATCGAGGTTGCAGACCGCCAGGAGGTCCTGAATGCGCACGCGGGCCAGGATGCGTTTGCCTGAAACTGTTTGCGAAACAACGCGGACGCCGAGTTGTTCGAGTCTCGCGACGTTTTCCGGCGTGAGATCGCTTACGCGAATCACGACGTTCACATAGCCGTATTCCACCTTGACGGCGCCTTGCCGATACGAGCCGTTGACGACTTTGCTTTCGAGGGAAGTCAGCGCCGAGTCGAGTTTCGGATGGGTGTACGATGCCGTTCCGGCAGCCGCCGTTTCCTGTCTGGCCGCTTGCCGGTTTGCACGACTGCCGCTCGTCATTGCCGGAACCGAGCCGGGCAGCGCTTCGCAGACGGCATCCGAGTCAATCCCGCTTTTGGCGGGCGCATACGCGGCGCGTGGCGCATATCCTAAACCCTTGCCGCATGCGCGCGCGTCCCGTTCCCCGAACACGCCTTCGTAACTGACGCCGTCAGTCATTTCGACGGGCACGTCCACGCGCTGCGTTTGTCCGCCCTGGTTGACGATTTTTTCCTCGACGGCGACGAAACTCGTGAATGGCGTCATAATGCAAAACGTGACGCCGAGATCCGTAATCGCCTGCTCGATGTCCGGACGGGGGCGGCCCTGCTGCATGCCGCGCCAGTCGTCGTTCATGAGCGCATCCACGTGCGCCCGCGCCCACAGCGGCGCGAGCATGTCGTGTTCCGGCGCCTCGCGGGGCAATTCAAGGGATATCGCGCGTTCGAAGGGACCGGCGGACGTCCGGCCGCGCAGTACGACGGTTCCGTGCGCCGGTCCGTCGTACCGCCCGCACAGCACGAGGGGTTCGGCGGCGAACAGGTCGGGGATCGCGTCCGGCGACGGATGGATATCGTACAGGGGCGCACCGTTCAGATTGACGGTGATGTCGGTCAGGACGGGGCTGTGAATGCGCTCATGGAAACGCCGGACGGCCTCGTCGGATTTCGATTCGAGCGTTACGATCTCGGCGGCGCCGCGTCC is from Candidatus Hydrogenedentota bacterium and encodes:
- a CDS encoding GxGYxYP family putative glycoside hydrolase, giving the protein MLLSVCIAMGFVAAQPLIVLDMEKCLAGMGGDTVLKYDALKFAGALQGLVNREEPRLLLRFLGGMGPNGPINVDDYWLSRMRESWLSDRPVERIETLDALFDRFPEASGGVVLWDQEVPATANVASTVCGVKGWLPVRADGELYKRLVDAGPKLPVKMSLVGLFDGSETGSKKCDAYRWAQREFLDKGLCNDALMAYYIDGYSQEPGKPGFHYPDLANAGLVNADYYIARRAFFFDLSPWDDEAPVDDPGQKPGTDCATLRGLLASLHRLNGGKKMATVGGFVPWNLKYTNFGPAGSQHEPVPAEWTYAAILSSYNAIMDADALGLVGMANASAYGHFPLKKRYKQNPRPAPQPLEPKTYVLVYMGDYDSAAWLSSSIPNVWDDPARGSMPIAWAFNPNLADRAPYVFDYVYRTKSPNDWFIAGDSGAGYLNPNLLAGDRLGSGLPDALELWTRHNKAYFKRFDYSITGFVINGFHGNMPLRIQEAYTRFSPDGVGMQLGFKKSVVGKTPFVRHVSDIYPDLNDLDKTAAQMAHFARSGKPQFLIYRMILQKPSTLAAVRDRLETKYPEHRWLFCDPYTFFDLYRRAIPSQK
- a CDS encoding rubredoxin; translation: MQKYICDICLWVYDPEEGHPDSGIEPGTKWEDIPDDWVCPICGVGKEKFSPFNG
- the dgoD gene encoding galactonate dehydratase, yielding MKIVSVEAFPAPPRWVFCKIQTDEGITGWGEASLEGHAATQVAAVHQQRPILIGEDPRRIEYLWQGMYRAGFYRGGPVMMSAISGIDQALWDIFGKSAGLPVYQLLGGACRDKVRVYGGCGGDTPEAVRDSARACVESGFSAMKFCPCDEMEIVDGLDTIKKVEARMAAAREGAGDADIALDFHGRVSPAMAIALADALKPYRPYFIEEPVQCENVDALVRVARATPIPIATGERLYGRHGFREVIEKEAAAILQPDLCHAGGITEARKIAAMAETHYMAVAPHCPLGPIALAACIQFAMCTPNFLIQEHGHLGEGYIRNPFSDKGGYLSVPDAPGLGIEVDEDAVRAMPWTEWETPRLFHSDGSVADW